In Musa acuminata AAA Group cultivar baxijiao chromosome BXJ2-10, Cavendish_Baxijiao_AAA, whole genome shotgun sequence, a genomic segment contains:
- the LOC103968989 gene encoding E3 ubiquitin-protein ligase XB3 isoform X2 yields MGQGLSCASSSYDHDFFTAVQAGDLQAVDSYLKDDPSLLLRTTIYDRLSALHIAAANGRVEVLSMILDRSVSPDVLNRDKQTPLMLAAMHGKIECVQKLLDSGANILMFDSVNGRTCLHHAAYYGHSDCLRAILSAAKSTHVASSWGFARFVNVSDGTGATPLHLAARQKRPSCVHILVDNGALVCASTGRYGRMPYEVALKQNHGECAALLNPSAADPLVWPSALKFISELDSETKALLEAALMEGNREREMKILKGTTDSLTSPAHSDKAFDDDVSEGSDTDFCSICFDRVCTIEVQDCRHQMCAQCTLAVCCHSKPNPTTLFLPSPACPFCRSSISRLVTTKARDTEDQNTTSKPRRFRHCSSEGSSSFKGLSSAVGSFGMISCGSGRITDSSDMVDKL; encoded by the exons ATGGGCCAGGGACTGAGCTGCGCCAGCTCGAGCTACGACCATGACTTCTTCACCGCAGTCCAAGCCGGCGACTTGCAGGCGGTGGACTCCTACCTGAAGGACGACCCGTCACTGCTTCTCCGGACCACCATCTACGACCGCCTCTCCGCCCTCCACATCGCCGCCGCCAATGGCCGCGTTGAG GTTTTGTCTATGATCTTGGATCGATCTGTTAGCCCCGATGTCTTGAATCGAGATAAACAG ACCCCATTGATGCTGGCCGCGATGCATGGAAAGATCGAGTGCGTGCAGAAGCTACTCGATTCCGGAGCAAAT ATCTTGATGTTCGATTCGGTAAATGGAAGAACTTGCCTCCATCATGCTGCTTATTATGGTCATTCCGATTGTCTGCGAGCAATTCTGTCGGCTGCCAAATCCACACATGTTGCAAGTTCTTG GGGATTTGCCCGGTTTGtaaacgtgagtgatggcaccggAGCGACGCCGTTGCACCTCGCGGCGAGGCAAAAAAGGCCCAGCTGCGTCCATATTCTGGTAGACAATGGCGCTCTCGTCTGTGCTTCGACTGGCCGATATGG GAGAATGCCGTATGAGGTTGCACTGAAGCAGAATCATGGAGAATGTGCAGCTCTATTGAACCCATCTGCAGCAGATCCTCTGGTTTGGCCTTCTGCACTGAAGTTCATCAGTGAACTTGATTCAGAGACGAAGGCTCTGCTGGAGGCAGCTCTGATGGAGGGTAACAGGGAAAGGGAAATGAAGATCTTGAAAGGAACTACAGATTCGTTGACATCTCCTGCACATTCAGATAAAGcatttgatgatgatgtttctGAG GGGAGTGATACAGACTTCTGTTCCATCTGCTTCGATCGGGTTTGCACCATCGAGGTCCAAGACTGCCGGCATCAGATGTGTGCCCAATGCACACTGGCCGTGTGCTGCCACAGCAAGCCAAACCCCACAACCTTGTTCTTGCCTTCACCGGCCTGCCCCTTCTGCCGCAGCAGCATATCTCGGCTGGTAACCACCAAGGCCAGAGACACCGAAGACCAGAACACCACCTCGAAGCCAAGGAGGTTCCGGCATTGCAGCAGCGAGGGCAGTAGTAGCTTCAAAGGTCTGTCTTCAGCTGTGGGATCATTTGGAATGATCAGCTGTGGCTCAGGTAGAATAACTGATAGCAGTGACATGGTAGACAAGCTGTAG
- the LOC103968989 gene encoding E3 ubiquitin-protein ligase XB3 isoform X1 has translation MGQGLSCASSSYDHDFFTAVQAGDLQAVDSYLKDDPSLLLRTTIYDRLSALHIAAANGRVEVLSMILDRSVSPDVLNRDKQTPLMLAAMHGKIECVQKLLDSGANILMFDSVNGRTCLHHAAYYGHSDCLRAILSAAKSTHVASSWGFARFVNVSDGTGATPLHLAARQKRPSCVHILVDNGALVCASTGRYGFPGSTPLHLAARGGSLDCIRELLARGADRLQRDSSGRMPYEVALKQNHGECAALLNPSAADPLVWPSALKFISELDSETKALLEAALMEGNREREMKILKGTTDSLTSPAHSDKAFDDDVSEGSDTDFCSICFDRVCTIEVQDCRHQMCAQCTLAVCCHSKPNPTTLFLPSPACPFCRSSISRLVTTKARDTEDQNTTSKPRRFRHCSSEGSSSFKGLSSAVGSFGMISCGSGRITDSSDMVDKL, from the exons ATGGGCCAGGGACTGAGCTGCGCCAGCTCGAGCTACGACCATGACTTCTTCACCGCAGTCCAAGCCGGCGACTTGCAGGCGGTGGACTCCTACCTGAAGGACGACCCGTCACTGCTTCTCCGGACCACCATCTACGACCGCCTCTCCGCCCTCCACATCGCCGCCGCCAATGGCCGCGTTGAG GTTTTGTCTATGATCTTGGATCGATCTGTTAGCCCCGATGTCTTGAATCGAGATAAACAG ACCCCATTGATGCTGGCCGCGATGCATGGAAAGATCGAGTGCGTGCAGAAGCTACTCGATTCCGGAGCAAAT ATCTTGATGTTCGATTCGGTAAATGGAAGAACTTGCCTCCATCATGCTGCTTATTATGGTCATTCCGATTGTCTGCGAGCAATTCTGTCGGCTGCCAAATCCACACATGTTGCAAGTTCTTG GGGATTTGCCCGGTTTGtaaacgtgagtgatggcaccggAGCGACGCCGTTGCACCTCGCGGCGAGGCAAAAAAGGCCCAGCTGCGTCCATATTCTGGTAGACAATGGCGCTCTCGTCTGTGCTTCGACTGGCCGATATGG CTTTCCTGGGAGCACCCCTCTGCACTTGGCAGCTCGGGGGGGAAGCTTGGATTGCATCAGGGAGTTGCTTGCACGCGGTGCTGATCGGCTTCAACGGGATTCATCTGG GAGAATGCCGTATGAGGTTGCACTGAAGCAGAATCATGGAGAATGTGCAGCTCTATTGAACCCATCTGCAGCAGATCCTCTGGTTTGGCCTTCTGCACTGAAGTTCATCAGTGAACTTGATTCAGAGACGAAGGCTCTGCTGGAGGCAGCTCTGATGGAGGGTAACAGGGAAAGGGAAATGAAGATCTTGAAAGGAACTACAGATTCGTTGACATCTCCTGCACATTCAGATAAAGcatttgatgatgatgtttctGAG GGGAGTGATACAGACTTCTGTTCCATCTGCTTCGATCGGGTTTGCACCATCGAGGTCCAAGACTGCCGGCATCAGATGTGTGCCCAATGCACACTGGCCGTGTGCTGCCACAGCAAGCCAAACCCCACAACCTTGTTCTTGCCTTCACCGGCCTGCCCCTTCTGCCGCAGCAGCATATCTCGGCTGGTAACCACCAAGGCCAGAGACACCGAAGACCAGAACACCACCTCGAAGCCAAGGAGGTTCCGGCATTGCAGCAGCGAGGGCAGTAGTAGCTTCAAAGGTCTGTCTTCAGCTGTGGGATCATTTGGAATGATCAGCTGTGGCTCAGGTAGAATAACTGATAGCAGTGACATGGTAGACAAGCTGTAG